In Raphanus sativus cultivar WK10039 chromosome 5, ASM80110v3, whole genome shotgun sequence, the following proteins share a genomic window:
- the LOC108856996 gene encoding LOW QUALITY PROTEIN: myosin-8 (The sequence of the model RefSeq protein was modified relative to this genomic sequence to represent the inferred CDS: deleted 1 base in 1 codon), with protein sequence MVATFSPAVGSRVWVEDADEAWLDGEVVEISGEQIKVLCTSGKQVTVNASNIYPKDVEAPASGVEDMTRLAYLHEPGVLQNLQSRYDINEIYTYTGSILIAVNPFRRLPHLYSSHMMTQYKGASLGELSPHPFAVADAAYRQMVNEGVSQSILVSGESGAGKTESTKSLMQYLAYMGGRAGASEGRSVEQKVLESNPVLEAFGNAKTVKNNNSSRFGKFVEIQFDQSGRISGAAIRTYLLERSRVCQLSDPERNYHCFYMLCAAPEEDVKKFKLGEPKTYHYLNQSKCLALESINDAEEYHATRKAMDVVGINSEEQDAIFRVVASILHLGNIEFGKGKEIDSSVPKDEKSWFHLKTAAELLMCDAKSLEDSLCKRIMATRDETITKDLDPEAATLSRDALAKVMYSRLFDWLVEKINSSIGQDPESKYLIGVLDIYGFESFKTNSFEQFCINLTNEKLQQHFNQHVFKMEQEEYKKEAIDWSYIEFVDNQDILDLIEKKPGGIIALLDEACMFPRSTHETFAQKLYQTYKNHKRFTKPKLARSDFTICHYAGDVTYQTELFLDKNKDYVIAEHQALLNASTCSFVANLFPPATDDSKQSKFSSIGTRFKQQLVSLLEILNTTEPHYIRCIKPNNLLKPGIFENKNVLQQLRCGGVMEAIRISCAGYPTRKHFGEFLNRFSIISPQVLDKNSDEPAGCKKLLDKAGIEGYQIGKTKVFLRAGQMADLDTKRTEILGRSASIIQRKVRSYLAKKAFMQLRSSATQIQAVCRGYIGRGVYESMRREAAALKIQRDLRKFLARKAYTDMFSAAVSIQAAMRGMVSRKELSFRRQTKAATIIQNRCRVFLARLHYRKLRKAAITTQCAWRGKVARKELKTLKMAAKETGALQEAKNKLEKQVEELTWRLQLEKRMRTDLEEAKKQENAKYEASLEEIQNKFKETEALLIKERETAKEVSEVLPIIKEVPVVDQELMEKLTNENETLKGMVSSLETKIDETAKELQETSRISQDRLKQALKAESKVEKLKTAMQRLEEKISEMEAEKQIMRQTILNTPVQTVSGHPPTVNVKNLENGQRTNVETQLNEAEVAGNTGKSTAERLLENVDTLVDCVKGKVEFSNGKPVAAFTIYKCLLHWKCFESEKTNAFDRLIEMIGSAIEIEDDNAHLAYWLTNTSALLFLLQKSLKTGGAGATASKKPPITTSLFGRMALSFRSSPNLAAAADAAALAVIRPVEAKYPALLFKQQLAAYVEKIFGMIRDNLKKELSALISLCIQAPRVSKGGMQRSGRTPGKDSPAIHWQSIIDGLNSVLAILKENNVPLVLIQKIHTQTFSFINVQLFNSLLLRKECCTFSNGEFVKAGLAELELWCGQVNEYAGPSWDELKHIRQAVGFLVIHQKYRVSYDDIVHDLCPILSVQQLYRICTLYWDDCYNTRSVSQEVISSMRALMTEESNDADSNSFLLDDNSSIPFSVDEISSSMQEKDFASVKPAKELLDIQTLFSCTEFLGTEKLYQILKTSSSVVLA encoded by the exons ATG gttgcTACCTTCAGTCCTGCAGTTGGGTCCCGTGTGTGGGTGGAGGACGCGGATGAAGCATGGCTAGATGGTGAAGTCGTAGAGATTAGTGGTGAACAGATCAAAGTTCTCTGCACTTCAGGGAAACAA GTCACAGTTAATGCTTCAAATATATACCCGAAAGATGTGGAAGCTCCAGCATCTGGGGTGGAGGATATGACAAGGCTGGCTTATTTACATGAGCCTGGAGTCCTTCAGAATTTGCAATCAAGATATGATATAAATGAGATTTAT ACATACACAGGAAGCATATTGATTGCTGTTAACCCGTTCAGAAGACTTCCACATCTATATAGTAGCCATATGATGACTCAATATAAAGGTGCCTCCCTTGGTGAGCTGAGTCCACATCCTTTTGCTGTTGCAGATGCTGCTTATAG ACAGATGGTTAACGAAGGAGTAAGCCAATCTATCTTGGTTAGTGGTGAAAGTGGGGCTGGTAAAACTGAAAGCACAAAGTCGCTTATGCAATATCTTGCTTACATGGGAGGGAGAGCTGGTGCTTCTGAGGGAAGGAGTGTTGAGCAGAAAGTTTTGGAG TCGAATCCTGTTTTAGAGGCATTTGGAAATGCAAAGACTGTTAAGAACAATAACTCCAG TCGATTTGGTAAGTTCGTGGAGATTCAGTTTGACCAATCAGGGAGGATATCTGGAGCTGCTATAAGAACTTATTTGCTGGAAAGGTCCCGTGTTTGCCAGTTGTCTGACCCCGAAAGAAACTATCATTGTTTCTACATGCTTTGTGCTGCACCTGAAGAA GATGTTAAGAAGTTCAAGCTTGGTGAGCCGAAGACATACCACTATCTCAATCAATCCAAGTGTCTTGCATTGGAGAGTATAAACGACGCTGAGGAATATCATGCAACAAGAAAGGCTATGGATGTCGTTGGGATCAATTCTGAAGAGCAG GATGCAATTTTCCGCGTTGTAGCTTCTATTTTGCATCTGGGGAATATTGAATTTGGTAAAGGAAAAGAGATTGATTCATCAGTCCCTAAAGATGAAAAGTCTTGGTTTCATCTGAAAACTGCCGCTGAGCTTCTCAT GTGTGATGCAAAGTCACTTGAGGATTCTCTATGCAAACGTATCATGGCAACCCGTGATGAGACCATCACAAAAGATCTCGATCCAGAAGCTGCTACTCTCAGCAGAGATGCTTTGGCTAAAGTCATGTACTCAAGACTGTTTGACTG GCTCGTTGAGAAGATTAACAGTTCAATTGGCCAAGATCCTGAATCGAAGTACTTGATCGGTGTTCTTGATATTTATGGATTCGAGAGTTTCAAGACAAACAG ttttgaGCAATTTTGCATCAATTTGACTAATGAGAAACTTCAACAGCACTTTAATCAG CATGTGTTTAAAATGGAGCAAGAGGAGTATAAGAAGGAAGCGATCGACTGGAGCTATATTGAGTTTGTGGACAATCAAGATATCTTGGACCTAATAGAAAAG AAACCTGGAGGTATTATAGCTCTTCTAGATGAAGCTTG CATGTTTCCTAGATCAACACACGAGACATTTGCACAGAAGCTATACCAGACATACAAAAACCACAAACGCTTTACCAAGCCGAAACTGGCTCGCAGTGACTTCACAATCTGTCACTATGCTGGTGAT GTCACTTATCAGACAGAACTTTTCCTAGACAAGAACAAGGATTACGTTATTGCTGAGCATCAAGCGCTGTTAAATGCTTCTACATGTTCCTTCGTTGCAAATCTGTTCCCACCAGCAACTGACGATTCCAAACAATCAAAATTCTCCTCTATCGGTACTCGTTTCAAG CAACAACTGGTATCACTGCTTGAGATTCTCAATACAACGGAGCCACATTATATCAGATGTATAAAGCCTAATAATCTATTGAAGCCTGGAATCTTTGAGAACAAAAATGTTCTCCAGCAATTACGTTGTGGG GGAGTCATGGAAGCTATTCGGATTAGTTGTGCTGGCTATCCTACTAGGAAGCACTTTGGCGAGTTCTTGAATAGATTTAGTATCATTTCTCCACAAGTGTTGGACAAGAA TTCTGATGAACCAGCTGGTTGCAAGAAACTTCTTGATAAGGCAGGAATTGAAGGATATCAA ATTGGTAAGACAAAGGTTTTCCTTAGGGCCGGACAAATGGCAGATTTGGATACTAAAAGAACTGAAATCCTGGGAAGATCAGCTAGTATTATCCAGAGAAAAGTACGATCATATCTTGCCAAAAAAGCTTTTATGCAGCTACGTAGTTCTGCTACTCAGATCCAGGCTGTTTGCAGAG GCTATATTGGTAGAGGTGTATATGAAAGCATGCGCAGGGAAGCTGCTGCTTTGAAAATCCAGAGAGACTTGCGCAAGTTTCTCGCTAGGAAAGCTTACACTGATATGTTCTCTGCAGCTGTTTCAATTCAAGCGGCTATGCGTGGTATGGTTTCGCGTAAGGAACTGTCTTTCAGAAGGCAGACTAAAGCTGCAACAATAATCCAG AACCGGTGCCGTGTGTTCTTGGCTCGGCTGCATTACAGAAAACTGAGGAAAGCAGCCATCACAACACAGTGTGCGTGGAGAGGAAAGGTTGCGCGTAAAGAACTCAAAACTCTTAAGATG GCTGCTAAAGAAACAGGAGCCCTCCAAGAAGCTAAAAACAAGCTAGAGAAGCAAGTCGAGGAACTCACATGGAGATTGCAGTTAGAGAAACGAATGAGG ACTGACCTGGAAGAGGCCAAGAAACAAGAAAATGCAAAGTATGAGGCTTCTCTAGAGGAAATACAAAACAAGTTCAAAGAAACCGAGGCACTGCTTATTAAAGAGCGTGAAACTGCCAAGGAAGTTTCCGAGGTGCTCCCTATTATCAAGGAGGTTCCTGTAGTTGACCAGGAATTAATGGAGAAACTCACAAACGAAAATGAAACGCTGAAG GGGATGGTGAGTTCGCTGGAAACAAAGATAGATGAAACAGCAAAAGAACTTCAGGAGACGAGCAGAATTAGCCAGGATAGACTAAAGCAAGCTTTGAAGGCAGAATCTAAAGTAGAGAAGTTGAAGACCGCAATGCAAAG GCTTGAAGAGAAGATTTCAGAAATGGAAGCTGAGAAACAAATTATGCGTCAGACAATCTTAAACACTCCTGTGCAAACTGTATCAGGGCATCCTCCAACTGTAAATGTTAAA AATCTGGAAAATGGCCAGCGTACAAATGTGGAAACCCAGTTAAAT GAAGCTGAAGTCGCTGGAAATACTGGGAAATCTACTGCAGAACGTCTACTT GAGAATGTTGATACTCTCGTTGACTGTGTCAAGGGAAAAGTCGAATTCAGTAATGGCAAACCTGTTGCTGCATTTACAATATACAAGTGTCTTCTTCATTGGAAATGCTTTGAATCTGAGAAGACTAATGCGTTTGATCGTCTTATTGAGATGATTGGTTCCGCTATTGAG attGAAGATGACAATGCTCATTTGGCGTATTGGTTGACAAACACATCCGCACTACTATTTTTACTACAGAAGAGTCTTAAAACTGGTGGCGCAGGAGCAACGGCAAGCAAAAAGCCACCCATCACAACTTCCTTGTTTGGAAGAATGGCCTTG AGCTTCCGCTCGTCACCGAACCTTGCTGCCGCGGCTGACGCTGCCGCTCTTGCAGTGATCCGCCCAGTGGAGGCAAAGTACCCGGCTCTACTTTTCAAGCAACAGCTTGCAGCTTATGTTGAGAAAATATTTGGGATGATTAGGGATAACTtgaagaaagagctctcagctTTGATTTCTCTGTGCATTCAG GCACCGAGAGTTTCAAAAGGAGGGATGCAAAGATCTGGAAGGACACCTGGAAAAGACTCCCCAGCTATTCACTGGCAGAGCATTATTGATGGTCTCAATTCGGTTCTTgctattttgaaagaaaataat GTTCCTTTGGTACTCATCCAGAAGATACACACTCAAACTTTCTCGTTCATCAATGTGCAACTGTTTAACAG CCTTCTCCTGCGTAAAGAATGCTGTACATTCAGCAACGGAGAATTTGTAAAAGCTGGGCTTGCAGAGCTAGAGTTGTGGTGCGGCCAAGTCAATGAA TATGCTGGGCCATCTTGGGATGAACTAAAACACATCAGACAAGCTGTTGGTTTCCTG GTTATCCACCAGAAGTATAGAGTATCATATGATGATATAGTACATGATCTTTGCCCG atCCTTAGTGTGCAACAACTTTACCGGATATGTACATTATACTGGGATGACTGCTATAACACCCGGAGTGTGTCTCAAGAG GTGATATCGAGCATGCGTGCACTCATGACAGAGGAATCAAACGATGCAGACAGCAATTCCTTCTTGTTGGATGATAATTCCAG CATTCCCTTCTCAGTGGACGAAATATCAAGTTCCATGCAGGAAAAAGACTTTGCGAGTGTGAAACCTGCAAAAGAGCTTCTTGAC ATCCAGACTTTGTTTTCTTGCACTGAGTTTCTTGGAACTGAGAAGCTCTATCAGATTCTAAAAACCTCTTCCTCTGTTGTTTTAGCCTGA
- the LOC108805198 gene encoding eukaryotic translation initiation factor 2 subunit gamma: MSRSKGLAEQDLSKLDVTVLHPLSPEVISRQATINIGTIGHVAHGKSTVVKAISGVQTVRFKNELERNITIKLGYANAKIYKCEDEKCPRPMCYKAYGSGKEDSPNCDVPGFENAKMKLLRHVSFVDCPGHDILMATMLNGAAIMDGALLLIAANETCPQPQTSEHLAAVEIMQLKHIIILQNKIDLIQENVAINQHEAIQKFIMNTVADGAPIVPVSAQLKYNIDVVCEYIVKKIPIPKRNFVSPPNMIVIRSFDVNKPGFEVDDIKGGVAGGSILRGVLKVNQLIEIRPGIVVKDERGNPKCTPIYSRIISLYAEQNELQFAVPGGLIGVGTTMDPTLTRADRLVGQVLGEIGSLPDVFVELEVNFFLLRRLLGVRTKGSEKQGKVSKLTKGEILMLNIGSMSTGAKVVGVKNDLAKLQLTAPVCTSKGEKVALSRRVEKHWRLIGWGQIQAGTTIEVPPSPF, translated from the exons ATGTCGAGGAGCAAGGGGTTGGCGGAGCAAGATCTGAGTAAATTGGATGTGACTGTGCTTCACCCGTTATCTCCTGAGGTCATCTCTCGCCAGGCTACTATCAACATTG GAACCATTGGGCATGTCGCTCACGGGAAGTCCACTGTTGTCAAAGCTATTTCTGGTGTCCAG ACTGTCCGTTTCAAGAACGAATTGGAGCGTAATATCACTATTAAGCTTGGTTATGCGAATGCCAAGATTTACAAATGCGAGGATGAGAAATGCCCTAGACCAATGTGCTACAA GGCGTATGGAAGTGGAAAGGAAGACAGCCCGAACTGTGATGTCCCTGGGTTTGAGAACGCTAAGATGAAACTATTGAGGCATGTGTCTTTTGTTGATTGCCCG GGACACGATATTCTCATGGCGACTATGCTTAACGGAGCAGCCATCATGGATGGTGCACTGCTTCTCATCGCTGCAAATGAAACTTGTCCGCAACCACAGACATCCGAGCATCTTGCTGCTGTCGAAATTATGCAACTCAAGCATATCATCATCCTTCAGAACAAGATTGATCTTATCCAAGAAAACGTTGCCATCAACCAGCACGAGGCCATTCAGAAATTTATAATG AACACTGTCGCAGATGGTGCCCCAATCGTCCCAGTGTCGGCTCAATTGAAATACAACATCGATGTTGTGTGCGAGTACATTGTCAAGAAGATCCCAATCCCTAAGAGGAATTTTGTGTCGCCACCAAATATGATAGTGATTCGGTCTTTTGATGTCAACAAACCTGGGTTTGAGGTTGATGATATTAAAGGTGGAGTTGCAGGTGGAAGTATCCTCCgg gGTGTATTGAAAGTGAACCAATTGATTGAAATCCGACCTGGAATTGTTGTGAAAGACGAGCGTGGCAACCCAAAATGCACTCCAATTTACTCCCGCATCATTTCACTCTACGCGGAACAGAACGAGCTTCAGTTTGCTGTTCCTGGAGGTCTAATTGGAGTTGGAACAACAATGGACCCTACTCTTACTCGTGCTGATCGTTTGGTGGGTCAAGTCCTTGGTGAAATCGGTTCCCTTCCTGATGTCTTTGTCGAGCTCGAG GTGAACTTCTTTCTTCTAAGGCGACTGTTGGGAGTGAGAacaaagggatcagagaagcaAGGAAAAGTGTCAAAGCTAACAAAGGGAGAGATTCTGATGCTCAACATCGGTTCCATGTCCACTGGAGCCAAAGTTGTGGGAGTTAAGAACGATCTGGCTAAGCTGCAACTGACCGCACCGGTGTGCACGAGCAAAGGAGAGAAAGTGGCTCTGAGCAGGCGTGTGGAGAAGCATTGGCGTTTGATAGGTTGGGGTCAGATTCAAGCTGGAACCACCATTGAAGTTCCTCCTTCACCTTTCTGA